A DNA window from Mastacembelus armatus chromosome 11, fMasArm1.2, whole genome shotgun sequence contains the following coding sequences:
- the LOC113126136 gene encoding phosphatidylinositol 4-kinase beta isoform X1, translating to MQHEVCSSRMADTKVSASPAVGPLHHSPSHSVPPPPPSSSPTTFSCPSSPSSASSSSCSDSSSDCPNHHHHHHYHPRPQLHLPPPPHSEQPSSPSASPRSSSPSGSIGSTGSLGSSSASEGIGSSGMSSGGDPRGPSPPLDVISEDAMEMDLGVDQVIDPEVALKACQEVLLKVKLQNRDVPDQQLDNKQQNNQQEQNQDTDFTECSSPRRHISPDTGSIKEEDEEEEEQGNSGEMGQKQGGTSQQGPPPSSCPESSSSHKQSWLLRLFESKLFDVSMAISYLYKSKEPGVQAYIGNRLFSFPDSEVDFYLPQLLNMYVHMDTEVGDAIRPYLIHRCGGSITFSLLSAWLLGAYSSDMHISTQRHSRGTKLRKLILSDELKPSASASDAPRAASASVSESPVSSPSHRRCHRRHNSSNLEASTSPSRPSIGSSPDSPRPGEVFVSPSRRTHQRSKSDATVVNGGACAGLRRTGSNPKVEAVHEEPERLRPQREFVKSLFCIGKRLATLPTKEQKTQRLISELSLLNHKLPARVWLPTAEHQHHVCRIPHTQAVVLNSKDKAPYIIYVEVLDCESFETSPVPVRIPETRIRSARSAENLDCGVANANGMTSEHRAGSFSTVPNYDNDDEAWATDDIGQLQVETEAQTSSSDNISQFSVDSITSLESKEPVFIAAGDIRRRLSENLAHTPTTFRRDPEDPSAVALKEPWEEKVRRIREGSPYGHLPNWRLLSVIVKCGDDLRQELLAYQVLRQLQSIWQQERVPLWIKPYKILVMSSDSGMIEPVLNAVSLHQVRKQSQLSLLDYFLQEHGSFTTEAFLTAQRNFVQSCAGYSLICYLLQVKDRHNGNILLDSEGHIIHIDFGFILSSSPRNLGFETSAFKLTSEFVDVMGGLDGDMFIYYKMLMLQGLIAARKHMEKVLQIVEIMQQGSHLPCFHGSSTIRGLKERFHMSLTEEQLQLLVEQLVDGSMRSITTKLYDSFQYVTNGIM from the exons ATGCAGCATGAG gtctGCTCTTCCAGAATGGCCGACACCAAGGTCTCTGCCTCTCCGGCTGTTGGGCCACTCCACCATAGCCCCTCCCACTCTGTCCCGCCACCTCCACCATCGTCCTCCCCCACCACTTTCTCCtgcccctcctccccctccagtgcttcctcttcctcctgctctgaCAGCTCCTCAGACTGccccaaccaccaccaccaccaccactaccacccCCGCCCCCAGCTGCACctgcccccacccccccacagCGAGCAGCCCTCCTCCCCCAGCGCCAGTCCACGTAGTTCCAGCCCCAGCGGGAGCATTGGAAGCACCGGCAGCCTCGGAAGCAGCAGCGCTAGTgagggcatcggcagcagcgGCATGTCGAGCGGTGGTGACCCTCGAGGACCGAGCCCCCCGTTGGACGTCATCTCAGAGGACGCCATGGAGATGGACCTGGGAGTAGACCAAG TGATTGACCCGGAGGTAGCTCTGAAGGCCTGCCAGGAAGTTCTCCTTAAGGTGAAGCTGCAGAACAGAGATGTGCCTGATCAGCAACTTGACaacaaacaacagaacaatCAACAAGAACAAAACCAGGACACAGATTTCACAGAGTGCTCCAGTCCACGGCGGCACATCAGCCCAGACACTGGCTCCAtcaaagaggaagatgaggaggaggaggaacaggggAATTCTGGGGAAATGGGGCAAAAACAAGGTGGTACTTCTCAGCAAGGCCCTCCTCCTTCATCCTGTCCTGAGTCGTCGTCATCACATAAACAGTCATGGCTGCTGCGTCTCTTTGAGTCCAAGTTGTTTGACGTCTCCATGGCGATCTCCTACCTGTACAAGTCGAAGGAGCCGGGGGTGCAGGCGTACATCGGTAACCGCCTCTTCAGCTTCCCCGACAGTGAGGTGGACTTCTACCTGCCGCAGCTGCTCaacatgtatgtgcacatggACACGGAGGTGGGAGACGCCATCAGACCTTACCTG ATCCACCGCTGCGGGGGCAGCATAACCTTCTCTCTGCTGTCGGCCTGGCTGTTGGGCGCCTACTCCTCCGACATGCATATCTCCACTCAGCGCCACTCCAGAGGCACCAAACTCCGAAAACTCATCCTGTCTGATGAACTCAAACCTTCGGCTTCTGCGTCCGACGCTCCCCGAGCAGCTTCGGCTTCTGTTTCCGAAAGTCCGGTGTCATCGCCGTCCCACCGCCGCTGTCACCGCAGGCACAACAGCAGCAACCTGGAAGCCTCCACCTCCCCGTCCCGCCCGTCCATTGGCTCCTCCCCGGACAGCCCTCGACCCGGGGAGGTGTTTGTGTCCCCCTCCAGGAGGACCCACCAGAGGTCCAAGTCTGACGCCACTGTGGTGAACGGCGGGGCCTGCGCCGGTCTTCGACGCACAGGGAGTAATCCGAAGGTGGAGGCGGTTCACGAGGAG CCCGAGAGGCTCCGTCCTCAGCGCGAGTTTGTGAAGTCTCTGTTCTGCATCGGGAAGCGTTTGGCCACACTGCCCACCAAAGAGCAGAAGACCCAGCGGCTGATCTCAGAGCTGTCACTGCTCAACCACAAGCTGCCGGCCCGAGTGTGGCTGCCCACGGCCGAACACCAGCACCACGTCTGCAGGATCCCTCACACCCAGGCCGTGGTCCTCAACTCCAAAGACAAG gcTCCGTACATCATCTACGTGGAGGTTCTGGACTGTGAGAGCTTCGAGACATCTCCCGTTCCAGTTCGGATCCCGGAGACCAGGATCCGTTCAGCTCGCTCTGCAGAGAACCTGGACTGTGGCGTCGCTAACGCTAACGGGATGACATCAGAACACAGAGCAGGAAGCTTCTCCACCGTCCCGAACTACGACAACGACGACGAGGCGTGGGCCACTGATGATATCGGAcagctgcaggtggag ACGGAGGCTCAGACCAGCAGCAGCGATAACATCAGTCAGTTTTCAGTCGACAGCATCACGAGTCTGGAGAGCAAAGAGCCGGTGTTCATCGCCGCCGGAGAcatcag GCGCCGTCTGTCGGAGAACCTCGCTCACACTCCGACCACATTCAGGAGGGACCCGGAGGACCCGTCGGCCGTGGCCCTCAAAGAACCCTGGGAGGAGAAAGTCAG GCGGATCAGGGAGGGCTCTCCTTACGGCCACCTGCCCAACTGGAGGTTACTGTCGGTCATCGTGAAGTGTGGGGACGACCTGAGACAGGAGCTGCTGGCCTATCAGGTCCTGCGACAGCTGCAG TCGATCTGGCAGCAGGAGAGAGTTCCTCTGTGGATCAAACCGTACAAAATCCTGGTGATGTCTTCAGACAGCGGGATGATCGAGCCGGTCCTCAACGCCGTCTCTCTGCACCAG GTGCGTAAACAGAGTCAGCTGTCTCTGCTCGACTACTTCCTGCAGGAGCACGGCAGCTTCACCACCGAGGCCTTCCTCACCGCGCAGAGGAACTTTGTCCAGAGCTGCGCTGGGTACAGCCTCATCTGTTACCTGCTGCAGGTCAAAGACAG ACATAATGGGAACATCCTGCTGGACTCTGAAGGTCACATCATCCACATCGACTTTGGTTTCATCCTCTCCAGCTCTCCTCGTAACCTCGGCTTTGAGACGTCCGCCTTCAAGCTCACGTCAGAGTTTGTCGAT GTGATGGGGGGTCTGGACGGGGACATGTTCATCTACTATAAAATGCTGATGCTTCAGGGTTTGATCGCTGCCAGGAAACACATGGAGAAGGTGCTGCAGATAGTGGAGATCATGCAACAAG GTTCCCACCTTCCCTGTTTCCACGGCTCCAGCACCATCCGCGGCCTGAAGGAGCGTTTCCACATGTCTCTGactgaggagcagctgcagctgttggtGGAGCAGCTGGTGGACGGATCCATGCGCTCCATCACCACCAAACTCTACGACTCCTTCCAGTACGTCACCAACGGCATCATGTGA
- the LOC113126136 gene encoding phosphatidylinositol 4-kinase beta isoform X2, whose amino-acid sequence MADTKVSASPAVGPLHHSPSHSVPPPPPSSSPTTFSCPSSPSSASSSSCSDSSSDCPNHHHHHHYHPRPQLHLPPPPHSEQPSSPSASPRSSSPSGSIGSTGSLGSSSASEGIGSSGMSSGGDPRGPSPPLDVISEDAMEMDLGVDQVIDPEVALKACQEVLLKVKLQNRDVPDQQLDNKQQNNQQEQNQDTDFTECSSPRRHISPDTGSIKEEDEEEEEQGNSGEMGQKQGGTSQQGPPPSSCPESSSSHKQSWLLRLFESKLFDVSMAISYLYKSKEPGVQAYIGNRLFSFPDSEVDFYLPQLLNMYVHMDTEVGDAIRPYLIHRCGGSITFSLLSAWLLGAYSSDMHISTQRHSRGTKLRKLILSDELKPSASASDAPRAASASVSESPVSSPSHRRCHRRHNSSNLEASTSPSRPSIGSSPDSPRPGEVFVSPSRRTHQRSKSDATVVNGGACAGLRRTGSNPKVEAVHEEPERLRPQREFVKSLFCIGKRLATLPTKEQKTQRLISELSLLNHKLPARVWLPTAEHQHHVCRIPHTQAVVLNSKDKAPYIIYVEVLDCESFETSPVPVRIPETRIRSARSAENLDCGVANANGMTSEHRAGSFSTVPNYDNDDEAWATDDIGQLQVETEAQTSSSDNISQFSVDSITSLESKEPVFIAAGDIRRRLSENLAHTPTTFRRDPEDPSAVALKEPWEEKVRRIREGSPYGHLPNWRLLSVIVKCGDDLRQELLAYQVLRQLQSIWQQERVPLWIKPYKILVMSSDSGMIEPVLNAVSLHQVRKQSQLSLLDYFLQEHGSFTTEAFLTAQRNFVQSCAGYSLICYLLQVKDRHNGNILLDSEGHIIHIDFGFILSSSPRNLGFETSAFKLTSEFVDVMGGLDGDMFIYYKMLMLQGLIAARKHMEKVLQIVEIMQQGSHLPCFHGSSTIRGLKERFHMSLTEEQLQLLVEQLVDGSMRSITTKLYDSFQYVTNGIM is encoded by the exons ATGGCCGACACCAAGGTCTCTGCCTCTCCGGCTGTTGGGCCACTCCACCATAGCCCCTCCCACTCTGTCCCGCCACCTCCACCATCGTCCTCCCCCACCACTTTCTCCtgcccctcctccccctccagtgcttcctcttcctcctgctctgaCAGCTCCTCAGACTGccccaaccaccaccaccaccaccactaccacccCCGCCCCCAGCTGCACctgcccccacccccccacagCGAGCAGCCCTCCTCCCCCAGCGCCAGTCCACGTAGTTCCAGCCCCAGCGGGAGCATTGGAAGCACCGGCAGCCTCGGAAGCAGCAGCGCTAGTgagggcatcggcagcagcgGCATGTCGAGCGGTGGTGACCCTCGAGGACCGAGCCCCCCGTTGGACGTCATCTCAGAGGACGCCATGGAGATGGACCTGGGAGTAGACCAAG TGATTGACCCGGAGGTAGCTCTGAAGGCCTGCCAGGAAGTTCTCCTTAAGGTGAAGCTGCAGAACAGAGATGTGCCTGATCAGCAACTTGACaacaaacaacagaacaatCAACAAGAACAAAACCAGGACACAGATTTCACAGAGTGCTCCAGTCCACGGCGGCACATCAGCCCAGACACTGGCTCCAtcaaagaggaagatgaggaggaggaggaacaggggAATTCTGGGGAAATGGGGCAAAAACAAGGTGGTACTTCTCAGCAAGGCCCTCCTCCTTCATCCTGTCCTGAGTCGTCGTCATCACATAAACAGTCATGGCTGCTGCGTCTCTTTGAGTCCAAGTTGTTTGACGTCTCCATGGCGATCTCCTACCTGTACAAGTCGAAGGAGCCGGGGGTGCAGGCGTACATCGGTAACCGCCTCTTCAGCTTCCCCGACAGTGAGGTGGACTTCTACCTGCCGCAGCTGCTCaacatgtatgtgcacatggACACGGAGGTGGGAGACGCCATCAGACCTTACCTG ATCCACCGCTGCGGGGGCAGCATAACCTTCTCTCTGCTGTCGGCCTGGCTGTTGGGCGCCTACTCCTCCGACATGCATATCTCCACTCAGCGCCACTCCAGAGGCACCAAACTCCGAAAACTCATCCTGTCTGATGAACTCAAACCTTCGGCTTCTGCGTCCGACGCTCCCCGAGCAGCTTCGGCTTCTGTTTCCGAAAGTCCGGTGTCATCGCCGTCCCACCGCCGCTGTCACCGCAGGCACAACAGCAGCAACCTGGAAGCCTCCACCTCCCCGTCCCGCCCGTCCATTGGCTCCTCCCCGGACAGCCCTCGACCCGGGGAGGTGTTTGTGTCCCCCTCCAGGAGGACCCACCAGAGGTCCAAGTCTGACGCCACTGTGGTGAACGGCGGGGCCTGCGCCGGTCTTCGACGCACAGGGAGTAATCCGAAGGTGGAGGCGGTTCACGAGGAG CCCGAGAGGCTCCGTCCTCAGCGCGAGTTTGTGAAGTCTCTGTTCTGCATCGGGAAGCGTTTGGCCACACTGCCCACCAAAGAGCAGAAGACCCAGCGGCTGATCTCAGAGCTGTCACTGCTCAACCACAAGCTGCCGGCCCGAGTGTGGCTGCCCACGGCCGAACACCAGCACCACGTCTGCAGGATCCCTCACACCCAGGCCGTGGTCCTCAACTCCAAAGACAAG gcTCCGTACATCATCTACGTGGAGGTTCTGGACTGTGAGAGCTTCGAGACATCTCCCGTTCCAGTTCGGATCCCGGAGACCAGGATCCGTTCAGCTCGCTCTGCAGAGAACCTGGACTGTGGCGTCGCTAACGCTAACGGGATGACATCAGAACACAGAGCAGGAAGCTTCTCCACCGTCCCGAACTACGACAACGACGACGAGGCGTGGGCCACTGATGATATCGGAcagctgcaggtggag ACGGAGGCTCAGACCAGCAGCAGCGATAACATCAGTCAGTTTTCAGTCGACAGCATCACGAGTCTGGAGAGCAAAGAGCCGGTGTTCATCGCCGCCGGAGAcatcag GCGCCGTCTGTCGGAGAACCTCGCTCACACTCCGACCACATTCAGGAGGGACCCGGAGGACCCGTCGGCCGTGGCCCTCAAAGAACCCTGGGAGGAGAAAGTCAG GCGGATCAGGGAGGGCTCTCCTTACGGCCACCTGCCCAACTGGAGGTTACTGTCGGTCATCGTGAAGTGTGGGGACGACCTGAGACAGGAGCTGCTGGCCTATCAGGTCCTGCGACAGCTGCAG TCGATCTGGCAGCAGGAGAGAGTTCCTCTGTGGATCAAACCGTACAAAATCCTGGTGATGTCTTCAGACAGCGGGATGATCGAGCCGGTCCTCAACGCCGTCTCTCTGCACCAG GTGCGTAAACAGAGTCAGCTGTCTCTGCTCGACTACTTCCTGCAGGAGCACGGCAGCTTCACCACCGAGGCCTTCCTCACCGCGCAGAGGAACTTTGTCCAGAGCTGCGCTGGGTACAGCCTCATCTGTTACCTGCTGCAGGTCAAAGACAG ACATAATGGGAACATCCTGCTGGACTCTGAAGGTCACATCATCCACATCGACTTTGGTTTCATCCTCTCCAGCTCTCCTCGTAACCTCGGCTTTGAGACGTCCGCCTTCAAGCTCACGTCAGAGTTTGTCGAT GTGATGGGGGGTCTGGACGGGGACATGTTCATCTACTATAAAATGCTGATGCTTCAGGGTTTGATCGCTGCCAGGAAACACATGGAGAAGGTGCTGCAGATAGTGGAGATCATGCAACAAG GTTCCCACCTTCCCTGTTTCCACGGCTCCAGCACCATCCGCGGCCTGAAGGAGCGTTTCCACATGTCTCTGactgaggagcagctgcagctgttggtGGAGCAGCTGGTGGACGGATCCATGCGCTCCATCACCACCAAACTCTACGACTCCTTCCAGTACGTCACCAACGGCATCATGTGA